In the Geitlerinema sp. PCC 9228 genome, one interval contains:
- the sigC gene encoding RNA polymerase sigma factor SigC has product MPIPSLPVNAEYDEQPAVSELELNHFEPEAEDLNEAEIAVEDSEETKNEQASASRSHRTTDLVRLYLQEIGRVSLLGRDEEVAQAQKVQRYIKLLELRREAALAELGNLARYEHLMQVREYLSSQLGHSPSRKQWASAAQVSPSEFKTILSQGKRRWAELANLALDELERAQSEGLRAKERMIKANLRLVVSVAKKYQNRGLELLDLIQEGTLGLERAVDKFDPTKGYRFSTYAYWWIRQGITRAIATQSRTIRIPVHITEKLNKIKKAQRKLAQDKGYTPNVEDIAGELEMTPGQVREVLMRVPRSISLELKVGKDKETQLGELLETEDLSPEELMMREALHRELQQLLSDLSSRERDVIRMRFGLGDGHPYSLAEIGRALDLSRERVRQIEAKALQKLRQPKRRNRVRDYLDALS; this is encoded by the coding sequence CTGTTTCTGAGTTGGAACTAAATCATTTTGAACCAGAAGCAGAAGATTTAAACGAAGCTGAGATAGCGGTTGAGGACTCAGAAGAAACCAAAAACGAGCAAGCCAGCGCAAGCCGCAGCCATCGCACTACCGATCTGGTGCGCTTGTATCTCCAGGAAATCGGTCGCGTCTCCCTTTTAGGAAGGGATGAGGAGGTTGCCCAAGCTCAGAAAGTTCAGCGCTACATAAAACTGCTAGAACTGCGTCGCGAAGCTGCCCTTGCCGAGTTGGGAAATTTAGCCCGCTACGAACACCTGATGCAAGTACGGGAGTATTTATCTTCCCAACTCGGTCACAGCCCTTCTCGAAAACAATGGGCGAGTGCCGCTCAGGTTTCCCCTAGCGAATTCAAAACCATTTTAAGTCAAGGTAAACGCCGTTGGGCGGAGCTGGCCAATTTAGCTTTAGATGAATTAGAACGCGCCCAATCGGAGGGTTTGCGTGCCAAAGAACGCATGATTAAAGCCAACTTGCGTTTGGTGGTTTCCGTTGCCAAGAAATACCAGAACCGGGGCTTGGAACTGCTCGATCTCATTCAAGAAGGCACGTTAGGTCTCGAACGGGCTGTGGATAAATTCGACCCCACGAAAGGATATCGATTTAGTACGTATGCTTATTGGTGGATTCGCCAGGGAATTACCCGCGCGATCGCTACCCAAAGCCGTACCATTCGCATCCCCGTTCATATCACCGAAAAGCTAAACAAAATCAAAAAAGCCCAGCGCAAGCTCGCTCAAGATAAAGGGTATACCCCCAACGTAGAAGATATCGCCGGCGAGTTGGAAATGACACCGGGGCAAGTGCGGGAAGTGCTCATGCGAGTGCCGCGGTCGATCTCTTTGGAGTTAAAGGTCGGCAAAGACAAAGAAACCCAACTCGGAGAACTGCTCGAAACCGAAGATTTGTCTCCCGAAGAACTCATGATGCGAGAAGCCTTGCATCGGGAGTTGCAGCAGTTGCTTTCAGACTTAAGCAGCCGCGAACGAGATGTCATTCGCATGCGTTTTGGTTTGGGAGACGGCCATCCTTACTCTTTGGCAGAAATTGGTCGTGCTTTGGACCTCTCTCGGGAAAGGGTACGGCAAATTGAAGCCAAGGCACTGCAAAAATTGCGCCAGCCCAAACGCCGCAACCGCGTCCGCGACTATTTAGATGCTTTAAGCTAA
- a CDS encoding transcriptional repressor: MTSYTTSSFKAELNERGWRLTPQRETILKIFQDLPKGEHLSAEELYLRLQEESNISISLSTIYRTLKLMSRLGILRELEFGEGHKHYELNQPQPYHHHHLICVKCNKTIEFKNDSILKIGAKTAKKEGYHLLDCQLTIHAICPSCQRALLPV; this comes from the coding sequence ATGACTTCTTATACAACCAGCTCCTTCAAAGCCGAACTAAACGAGCGCGGCTGGCGCTTGACACCGCAACGGGAGACCATTCTCAAAATTTTTCAAGACCTGCCCAAAGGAGAACACCTGAGTGCAGAAGAGCTCTATCTACGCTTGCAAGAGGAAAGCAATATTAGCATCAGCCTATCGACAATTTACCGGACCCTAAAACTCATGTCCCGCTTGGGGATTCTGAGAGAGCTAGAGTTTGGTGAAGGTCACAAGCATTACGAACTCAACCAACCCCAACCTTACCACCACCACCATTTAATTTGTGTCAAATGTAACAAAACAATCGAATTTAAAAACGATTCTATCCTCAAAATTGGTGCCAAAACTGCTAAAAAAGAAGGATATCACTTGCTCGATTGTCAGCTAACCATTCATGCGATTTGCCCGTCCTGCCAGCGGGCGCTGCTTCCCGTATAG
- a CDS encoding peptidoglycan-binding protein, whose product MKAWVRVWKFVARVLPVGAFVTILLFAHSALALLQVGDSNRQVEILQRRLQELGYFNGPITGYYGELTADAVEAFQSANGLAVDGIVGPQTEQALQLRGLSGESPSTVPLPPVPNAQPQTTPVPDPDLSRNNQRFPQGTASENFPIQRGDIGDRIVQLQQQLQAAGYYDGLINGIFDKRLEEAVEAFQEDNNLDDTGQVNRETQIALNRRQQEAQFLTPSGQPSSQPTTILERGDSSDAVLQVQKRLQELGYYDGRLSGHFGPKTEAAVIKFQQDRGFIGNGIVDTATRNAMGLLPPAAADEFPDAEETPANSDNFQLVPVPEN is encoded by the coding sequence ATGAAGGCTTGGGTTCGCGTTTGGAAGTTCGTTGCTCGCGTCTTGCCGGTAGGAGCATTTGTCACAATTTTGCTCTTTGCCCATAGTGCCTTGGCGTTGCTACAGGTCGGGGATTCAAACAGGCAAGTGGAAATTTTGCAGCGTCGCTTGCAAGAGTTGGGCTATTTTAACGGTCCGATTACCGGATACTACGGAGAACTAACCGCCGATGCTGTAGAAGCGTTTCAAAGTGCCAACGGCTTGGCGGTTGATGGTATCGTCGGTCCGCAAACGGAGCAAGCGTTGCAGCTAAGGGGTTTATCAGGGGAGTCTCCCTCCACAGTTCCCCTACCGCCAGTTCCCAATGCCCAACCACAAACCACACCAGTCCCCGACCCGGATCTTTCCCGCAACAACCAGCGTTTTCCCCAAGGAACGGCTTCCGAGAATTTCCCCATCCAACGGGGGGATATCGGCGATCGCATCGTTCAATTGCAACAACAATTGCAAGCAGCGGGATACTACGACGGTTTAATTAACGGCATTTTTGACAAACGCCTGGAAGAAGCAGTGGAAGCGTTCCAGGAAGATAACAACCTAGACGATACGGGGCAAGTCAACCGCGAAACCCAAATTGCCCTCAATCGCCGGCAGCAGGAAGCCCAATTTTTGACTCCCAGCGGTCAACCCAGCAGCCAACCAACCACCATTCTTGAACGGGGTGATAGTTCTGATGCCGTTTTGCAGGTACAAAAACGATTGCAGGAGTTGGGATACTACGATGGACGCCTCAGCGGTCACTTCGGACCCAAAACTGAGGCGGCAGTGATTAAATTTCAACAAGACCGGGGCTTTATTGGCAATGGCATTGTCGATACGGCAACGCGCAATGCTATGGGATTGCTACCGCCGGCGGCAGCTGATGAGTTTCCGGATGCAGAAGAAACGCCGGCCAACTCCGACAATTTTCAACTGGTACCCGTTCCAGAAAACTAA
- a CDS encoding SH3 domain-containing protein yields MNVSGCFKFILGFLLAIAILAGGSVLAALYFAARLSGRPPKPTFANDQAAKTKVAQTSPSPKTPATSSPAPAPSPSPSPSPAPSPPPNSQPALVTWPQGLILRGAPSYEADRIGGIPYEGKVYIIKKSADGVWEKVWVPEDNQRGWVKAGNTRETSQ; encoded by the coding sequence ATGAATGTTTCTGGATGCTTTAAATTTATCCTCGGTTTTCTTTTAGCGATCGCCATTTTAGCCGGTGGCAGCGTGCTGGCAGCACTTTACTTTGCCGCGCGCCTGAGTGGGCGTCCGCCCAAACCCACCTTTGCCAACGACCAAGCAGCCAAAACTAAAGTTGCCCAAACCTCTCCCTCCCCCAAAACGCCTGCTACGTCTTCTCCCGCTCCCGCTCCCTCTCCTTCCCCCTCCCCTTCTCCCGCGCCTTCGCCACCCCCGAATTCCCAACCGGCGCTGGTTACTTGGCCCCAGGGCTTGATTCTTCGCGGGGCACCCAGTTACGAAGCCGATCGTATTGGTGGCATTCCCTACGAAGGCAAAGTTTATATCATCAAAAAAAGTGCCGATGGGGTCTGGGAAAAAGTCTGGGTTCCCGAAGACAACCAAAGGGGATGGGTAAAAGCTGGCAATACCCGCGAAACTTCCCAGTAG
- a CDS encoding AAA family ATPase produces MSFTEEFQLLLRARYPIIYVPTLEEERAEEAIARCSEEQGNRAIYTWDFVDGYRGNPNDEGYARRNPLQALEFVEGLPASAPGVFILRDFHRFLEDLSISRKLRNLARNLKSQPKNLVLLTPRIEIPEDLSESITVMEFPLPTPPEIRAEIDRLLAGTGNSLQPRVMDEMVRSAQGLSVERVRRVLARAIASHGEVRPEDVDLILEEKRQTIRQTQILDFYPAKEQIADIGGLDNLKEWLLRRGGAFSERARQYGLPHPKGLLLVGIQGTGKSLTAKAIAHHWHLPLMRLDVGRLFSGLVGESEARTRQAIQIAEAVAPCVLWIDEIDKAFAGSEGRGDSGTSSRVFGTFVTWMAEKTSPVFVVATANNIQNLPPELLRKGRFDDIFFVGLPNQEERRAIFEVHLSHVRPAHLKDYDLDRLAYETPDFSGAEIEQAVIEAMHIGFSQGRDFTTEDILEAASQVVPLARTAKEQIEYLQAWAASGKARMASRSSTLGSRMSGQLRSPD; encoded by the coding sequence ATGAGCTTTACCGAGGAGTTTCAACTACTGCTGCGCGCCCGGTATCCGATTATTTACGTACCGACTCTAGAAGAAGAACGGGCTGAAGAAGCGATCGCGCGTTGCAGCGAAGAACAGGGCAACCGCGCCATCTATACCTGGGATTTTGTGGATGGTTACCGCGGCAATCCCAACGATGAAGGGTACGCCCGCCGCAATCCCCTGCAAGCATTGGAATTTGTGGAAGGCCTACCTGCCTCAGCCCCAGGTGTTTTTATTCTGCGGGATTTTCACCGTTTTTTGGAAGATTTGTCCATTTCCCGCAAGCTGCGCAACCTAGCCAGAAACCTCAAATCGCAACCGAAAAATTTGGTGTTGCTGACACCACGCATTGAAATTCCTGAAGACCTGAGCGAAAGCATCACGGTGATGGAATTTCCCCTGCCTACTCCACCAGAAATTCGCGCGGAAATCGATCGCTTGCTGGCAGGTACTGGCAATTCCTTGCAACCACGAGTCATGGATGAGATGGTGCGTTCCGCGCAGGGGCTGTCTGTGGAACGGGTACGTCGGGTTCTTGCCAGAGCGATCGCCAGCCACGGGGAAGTGCGACCGGAAGATGTGGACCTGATTCTGGAAGAAAAACGGCAAACCATTCGCCAAACCCAAATTCTGGACTTCTATCCCGCTAAAGAGCAAATCGCCGATATCGGTGGCTTGGACAACCTCAAAGAATGGTTGCTGCGTCGGGGTGGGGCTTTTTCCGAACGCGCCCGCCAGTACGGGTTGCCCCATCCTAAAGGTTTGCTTTTGGTAGGCATTCAAGGCACCGGCAAATCCCTCACTGCCAAAGCGATCGCCCATCACTGGCACCTGCCCCTCATGCGTTTGGATGTGGGACGTTTGTTTTCTGGTTTGGTGGGGGAGTCAGAAGCGAGAACTCGCCAAGCCATTCAAATTGCCGAAGCCGTTGCCCCCTGCGTGTTGTGGATCGACGAAATCGACAAAGCCTTCGCCGGTTCGGAAGGGCGCGGCGACTCCGGTACTTCCAGCCGCGTATTTGGCACCTTCGTAACCTGGATGGCAGAGAAAACTTCGCCAGTGTTTGTGGTTGCCACTGCCAACAATATTCAAAACTTACCGCCAGAACTGTTGCGCAAAGGGCGGTTTGACGATATCTTCTTTGTCGGTTTGCCCAACCAAGAAGAACGGCGGGCAATCTTTGAAGTCCATCTCTCCCACGTACGCCCAGCCCATCTCAAAGATTACGATTTGGATCGTTTGGCCTACGAAACCCCGGATTTTTCCGGTGCGGAAATCGAACAAGCTGTTATTGAAGCTATGCATATCGGCTTTAGTCAAGGGCGCGATTTCACCACCGAAGATATTTTAGAAGCTGCCAGTCAGGTGGTGCCCCTGGCAAGGACGGCAAAAGAGCAAATCGAGTACTTGCAAGCGTGGGCGGCTTCCGGAAAAGCACGTATGGCATCCCGTTCCAGTACGCTGGGTTCGCGCATGTCTGGACAACTGCGCTCGCCTGATTAA
- a CDS encoding YceD family protein, which translates to METIYLPQLAQAPDATEELAFKEYFSDLETLTPVQGHLKVIHQGNYIEVSVAAETIVTLTCHRCLQQYNHRIQVETSEFLWLDAAAEAEENLPLEKETPLEELVEQLSPWGYFDPAQWIYEQLCLAMPSRQLCDSECEGIALEESEEELIDSRWAPLAALKEQLSG; encoded by the coding sequence ATGGAAACCATCTATCTCCCCCAACTCGCCCAAGCGCCAGATGCAACCGAAGAACTCGCATTTAAAGAATACTTTAGCGACCTAGAAACCCTCACTCCCGTACAAGGGCATTTAAAAGTTATCCATCAAGGCAATTATATTGAAGTTTCCGTGGCGGCGGAGACCATTGTTACCCTCACCTGCCACCGATGCTTGCAGCAATACAACCATCGCATCCAAGTGGAAACTTCGGAATTTCTTTGGTTGGATGCCGCGGCTGAAGCGGAAGAAAATCTCCCTTTAGAAAAAGAAACGCCCCTGGAAGAGTTGGTGGAACAGCTTTCTCCTTGGGGATATTTCGATCCCGCTCAGTGGATCTACGAACAGTTGTGTCTGGCAATGCCCAGCCGGCAATTATGCGATTCGGAATGTGAGGGAATTGCTCTCGAAGAGTCTGAGGAAGAACTTATTGATAGCCGTTGGGCTCCTTTGGCGGCTTTGAAAGAACAATTGTCTGGATGA
- a CDS encoding R3H domain-containing nucleic acid-binding protein produces the protein MVEPSSKKQEQGQEWLEELLQLVGLSVPVKSTFQESEFGASYWLTIDAAYLTPKQVKALTGARGEALDAIQYMANTILNLGCAPEEQAAYTVELDGYRLRRLEELKRIASEAVETVRQTGEEQELKELSAAERRQVHNLLSEDTDLETYSRGQEPHRSLVIRMRS, from the coding sequence ATGGTGGAACCAAGCAGCAAAAAACAGGAGCAAGGGCAAGAGTGGCTAGAAGAACTCCTCCAACTGGTTGGCTTGTCGGTTCCCGTGAAGTCAACCTTCCAAGAAAGCGAATTTGGAGCGAGTTATTGGCTGACCATTGATGCCGCGTATTTGACGCCCAAACAGGTGAAAGCCTTAACCGGGGCGCGTGGCGAAGCCCTCGATGCCATTCAATACATGGCCAATACCATTCTTAATTTAGGATGCGCCCCTGAAGAGCAAGCTGCCTATACTGTAGAGTTGGACGGCTATCGACTGCGCCGCTTGGAAGAACTCAAGCGCATCGCTTCCGAAGCTGTGGAAACTGTTCGCCAGACAGGCGAAGAACAGGAACTGAAGGAACTATCGGCGGCGGAACGGCGACAGGTTCACAATCTCTTATCAGAAGATACGGATTTGGAAACCTACAGCCGCGGTCAAGAACCCCACCGTTCCTTGGTGATTCGCATGCGCAGCTAA
- the yidC gene encoding membrane protein insertase YidC encodes MDFGIGFLSNNIMLPILDFFYGIVPSYGLAIVALTLVIRFALYPLSAKSIRSMRRMRVAQPAMQQRIKDIQARYKDDPAKQQEEMSKVYKEFGNPLSGCFPILLQMPILFALFATLRGSPFADVTYTVDVDIFAKEQVERIQPQPYSTDSQNVYLAENNHVPMNAILPSGNQLAVGETTKIEFQTPEGTPLQNFIQKYDRENLSPNWEVTQGAERVNVRPDGTIEALQPGSATIQATIPGIAAEEGFLFIEALGSVGAVDEDGTIHWDIVGMVLFFGASLYLNQILSGQGPGQSSSNPQQDTINKITPVLFSGMFLFFPLPAGVLMYMVVANIFQTAQTFILSREPLPENLQKLVEQQEKEAEKSQKKDGKSKDGELPFESGRSKKKA; translated from the coding sequence ATGGACTTTGGGATTGGGTTTCTCTCCAACAATATCATGCTGCCGATCCTGGACTTTTTCTACGGGATCGTGCCTAGCTACGGTTTGGCTATTGTCGCCTTGACACTAGTCATTCGCTTTGCACTCTATCCGTTGAGTGCCAAATCGATCCGTAGCATGCGTCGCATGCGCGTAGCGCAACCAGCGATGCAGCAGCGGATTAAAGACATACAAGCACGCTACAAAGACGATCCTGCCAAGCAGCAGGAGGAAATGAGCAAGGTATACAAGGAATTCGGCAATCCCCTGTCGGGATGCTTTCCTATTTTGCTGCAAATGCCGATTCTCTTTGCTCTCTTTGCCACATTGCGGGGCTCGCCGTTTGCCGACGTTACCTATACCGTTGATGTAGACATCTTCGCCAAAGAACAAGTCGAGCGCATTCAACCGCAGCCTTATAGCACCGACTCGCAGAATGTCTATCTGGCGGAAAACAACCACGTCCCCATGAACGCCATTTTGCCCAGTGGCAATCAACTGGCGGTCGGGGAAACCACCAAGATAGAATTCCAAACCCCCGAAGGGACTCCCTTGCAGAATTTTATCCAAAAATACGATCGAGAAAACCTCTCGCCCAATTGGGAAGTTACCCAAGGTGCCGAACGGGTGAACGTACGTCCGGATGGTACCATCGAAGCGTTGCAACCAGGATCGGCGACCATTCAAGCCACCATTCCTGGGATTGCTGCCGAAGAAGGATTTCTATTTATCGAAGCCTTGGGCAGTGTAGGTGCTGTAGATGAAGATGGCACCATCCATTGGGATATCGTGGGTATGGTGCTGTTTTTCGGTGCCAGCTTGTACCTCAACCAAATCCTATCAGGTCAAGGACCAGGACAAAGCAGCAGCAACCCGCAACAGGATACCATCAACAAAATTACCCCAGTGCTGTTTTCGGGAATGTTTCTATTCTTTCCGCTGCCGGCTGGGGTTTTGATGTACATGGTGGTAGCCAATATTTTCCAAACTGCACAAACCTTTATTCTCTCCCGGGAACCGCTTCCGGAAAACTTGCAGAAATTGGTCGAACAGCAAGAAAAAGAAGCGGAAAAATCTCAGAAGAAAGACGGCAAATCCAAAGATGGGGAGCTGCCTTTTGAATCCGGGCGTTCTAAGAAGAAAGCCTAA
- a CDS encoding PH domain-containing protein has product MGIKEEVYYSGGPHVGDLLVGLLLGVTIIFLPLTIGAIVRALWLRYRITNRRITVTGGWMGRDRSDIVYSEIAKVVTVPRGWGGWGDMVVTLKDGNRLELRALPRFREIYNYIEDKISAKARQKSGAIGERGKSKQSS; this is encoded by the coding sequence ATGGGTATTAAAGAAGAAGTATATTATTCGGGAGGTCCCCACGTTGGGGATTTGCTCGTTGGTTTGCTTCTAGGCGTCACCATTATTTTCCTGCCCCTGACCATTGGGGCGATCGTGCGTGCCCTGTGGTTGCGCTATCGCATCACCAATCGTCGGATTACCGTAACCGGTGGTTGGATGGGGCGCGATCGCTCCGATATTGTCTACTCAGAAATAGCCAAAGTGGTCACCGTTCCCCGCGGTTGGGGTGGTTGGGGAGACATGGTCGTCACCCTCAAAGATGGAAACCGTTTGGAACTGAGAGCGTTGCCCAGATTTCGGGAAATTTACAACTACATAGAAGATAAAATTTCCGCCAAAGCCCGCCAAAAAAGCGGTGCTATCGGAGAGCGAGGCAAATCAAAGCAAAGCTCTTAG
- the rnpA gene encoding ribonuclease P protein component, with amino-acid sequence MLPQENRLKHRRDFLLVYQKGKRRQSKHLRLRVWKYADVSPSVGSGEGEATEKSPRHSPTRIGISVSQKVDKRAVVRNRFKRRIRAALRELLPQMEPGWMVVVGVRQRSPECNYEQILRELKQLLTEAEVLHGY; translated from the coding sequence GTGTTACCGCAAGAAAACCGACTCAAACATCGTCGCGACTTTTTGCTGGTCTATCAAAAAGGCAAGCGGCGGCAATCCAAACATTTGCGTTTGCGAGTTTGGAAATATGCCGATGTCTCCCCATCTGTTGGTTCGGGAGAGGGCGAGGCCACTGAAAAAAGTCCTCGTCACTCTCCTACACGCATCGGCATTTCCGTCAGTCAAAAAGTAGACAAACGAGCGGTGGTGCGCAATCGATTCAAAAGGCGCATCCGTGCTGCTTTGCGGGAGTTGCTACCACAGATGGAACCCGGGTGGATGGTGGTGGTTGGCGTGCGCCAGCGATCGCCGGAGTGCAATTACGAACAAATTTTGCGAGAATTAAAACAGTTACTGACCGAAGCTGAGGTTCTGCATGGGTATTAA
- the rpmH gene encoding 50S ribosomal protein L34 — protein MPQRTLRGTNRRRRRTSGFRVRMRTRNGRKTINARRRKGRHRIAL, from the coding sequence ATGCCGCAGCGGACATTACGCGGTACCAACCGTCGCAGAAGAAGAACCTCAGGCTTTCGGGTACGCATGCGCACCAGAAACGGGAGAAAAACCATCAACGCTCGCCGCCGCAAAGGTCGCCATCGCATTGCACTTTAA
- a CDS encoding DUF2808 domain-containing protein: protein MFAGKKARLVVAAILAGSVGVSIPTVASGQQLPGFTIFGGPEQKNQLNFFLESGESEDDSDRYHLRIPADKMELAAARFVIDYPDYYDGEFNVDRVEVLVGEGDNRKSVELDEVIWDPENHVIEIYPLEPVPAGKKVELKFSDVDNPDFGGMYYFNARIESPGDVPLLRYIGTWVLTID, encoded by the coding sequence ATGTTCGCTGGAAAAAAAGCACGTTTGGTTGTAGCCGCCATTTTGGCTGGTTCTGTGGGGGTGAGTATCCCCACCGTAGCTTCGGGGCAACAGCTGCCAGGTTTTACCATTTTTGGCGGTCCCGAACAAAAAAATCAACTGAACTTTTTCCTGGAATCGGGAGAATCAGAAGATGATAGCGATCGCTACCACCTGCGCATCCCCGCCGATAAAATGGAATTGGCAGCCGCCCGCTTTGTCATCGATTACCCCGATTACTACGACGGCGAATTCAACGTCGATCGAGTCGAAGTTTTGGTAGGTGAGGGCGACAATCGCAAATCTGTAGAACTCGATGAAGTCATTTGGGACCCAGAAAACCACGTCATTGAAATTTATCCCCTCGAACCAGTTCCCGCTGGCAAAAAAGTGGAGCTGAAATTTTCCGATGTGGACAATCCCGATTTTGGCGGCATGTACTATTTCAACGCTCGCATTGAATCTCCCGGAGACGTTCCTCTGCTACGCTACATAGGTACTTGGGTGCTCACCATCGACTAA
- a CDS encoding Re/Si-specific NAD(P)(+) transhydrogenase subunit alpha gives MKIAIAKENELGERRVACVPDVIRRLASEQTEIWVASGAGEAAFFSDADYQQAGASIESDPAKLWSQADVVVKVAPPKPEEIEALQPGTLLVGMLNPWQNLELIQQLAQKQVTALAMEAIPRTSKAQSMDALSSQASIAGYKATLLAATALPKYFPMLTTAAGTVRPAKVFVIGAGVAGLQAIATARRLGAIVQAYDIRSEVKEQIESLGATFVEVELEEETSSEGGYAKEVSADTQQRIQEKVADTIADSDVVLTTAQVPGKKAPQLVSDATIARMRPGSVIVDVAAEQGGNCEGTEAGKDVVRHGVTIIGPVNLPSSVPVHASQLYAKNIASLLKYIISDGHLNLNWDDEIISQSCITHQGEIVNPKVRELVEQLAIK, from the coding sequence ATGAAAATTGCTATTGCCAAAGAAAATGAATTAGGAGAGCGCCGCGTTGCTTGCGTTCCCGACGTAATCCGCCGGCTGGCAAGCGAGCAAACCGAAATTTGGGTAGCCTCCGGTGCCGGAGAAGCTGCCTTTTTTTCCGACGCCGACTACCAACAAGCCGGTGCCAGCATCGAGTCCGATCCGGCGAAGCTCTGGTCTCAAGCCGATGTGGTCGTGAAAGTGGCCCCGCCCAAACCAGAAGAAATCGAAGCTTTGCAACCGGGAACCCTGCTGGTGGGTATGCTCAACCCCTGGCAAAATTTGGAACTCATACAGCAACTAGCCCAAAAACAAGTAACGGCTTTGGCGATGGAAGCCATCCCCCGCACCAGTAAAGCCCAAAGCATGGATGCCCTCTCTTCCCAAGCTTCTATTGCCGGATACAAAGCCACCTTGCTGGCGGCTACTGCCCTGCCCAAATATTTCCCCATGCTAACCACAGCCGCCGGCACGGTTCGCCCTGCGAAGGTATTCGTTATCGGTGCTGGGGTAGCGGGTTTGCAAGCGATCGCGACTGCCCGCCGTTTGGGGGCCATCGTACAAGCCTACGATATTCGTTCCGAGGTAAAAGAACAAATCGAAAGCTTGGGTGCCACCTTCGTAGAAGTAGAACTCGAAGAAGAAACCAGCAGCGAAGGCGGCTATGCCAAAGAAGTCTCGGCGGATACCCAACAACGCATTCAAGAAAAAGTAGCCGATACCATTGCGGACTCCGATGTCGTCCTGACCACTGCCCAAGTTCCCGGCAAGAAAGCACCGCAGTTGGTCAGCGACGCCACCATTGCTAGAATGCGCCCCGGTTCCGTGATTGTAGACGTAGCTGCCGAACAGGGCGGCAACTGCGAAGGGACCGAAGCCGGCAAAGATGTGGTGCGCCACGGCGTTACCATTATTGGTCCTGTCAACCTTCCTTCCTCGGTTCCCGTTCACGCCAGCCAGCTATACGCCAAAAATATTGCTTCCCTACTCAAATACATCATCTCCGATGGCCATTTGAATCTCAATTGGGATGACGAAATCATCAGTCAAAGCTGTATAACCCATCAAGGCGAAATTGTCAACCCCAAAGTGCGAGAACTCGTGGAACAATTAGCCATTAAATAG
- a CDS encoding NAD(P) transhydrogenase subunit alpha yields the protein MLESLIPALFVFVLAAFVGFEVINKVPPTLHTPLMSGANAISGITAIGALLVVGAREWDITEALGFAALIFATINVVGGFIVTDRMLQMFKKKEEAK from the coding sequence ATGCTGGAAAGTTTAATACCAGCCTTATTCGTTTTCGTTTTAGCGGCATTTGTGGGTTTTGAAGTGATTAATAAGGTGCCACCCACCTTGCATACGCCCTTAATGTCTGGTGCCAATGCCATTTCTGGGATTACTGCCATTGGTGCTTTGTTAGTGGTTGGTGCCCGCGAGTGGGATATCACAGAAGCTTTGGGCTTTGCTGCTTTGATTTTCGCCACCATCAACGTGGTAGGCGGTTTTATCGTCACCGACCGCATGTTGCAAATGTTCAAGAAGAAGGAGGAGGCCAAATAG